A region from the Musa acuminata AAA Group cultivar baxijiao chromosome BXJ1-10, Cavendish_Baxijiao_AAA, whole genome shotgun sequence genome encodes:
- the LOC104000873 gene encoding transcription repressor MYB5-like, which produces MRNPSQSSAPGSSSTAAVEVEGRRRGGPTPCCSKVGLKRGPWTPEEDEVLASFVRREGEGRWRTLPKRAGLRRCGKSCRLRWMNYLRPSIKHGPIAPDEEDLILRLHRLLGNRWSLIAGRIPGRTDNEIKNYWNTHLSKKLISQGIDPRTHKPLASSTPDAIQQPLAPPSYTNPNPSTVLNIDPIVLRAQGTHRRGIGVQDNERSFSDRQNLQHDDDDDDEGWRNNELLDGATGNQEGGDYGTSEDGGIGIDCYTDDIFSSFLDSLINEDAFQLQHNVSNNDDNIILDNTINNNNSANGNNQEMQPAGASTAPSGPVCGFGTFWEAGFVGQIGLEEGVHEQFADHAGK; this is translated from the exons atgaggaacCCCTCACAGTCATCAGCTCCAGGCTCGTCATCGACGGCGGCGGTGGAGGTGGAGGGCAGGCGGCGTGGAGGGCCGACGCCGTGTTGCAGCAAAGTGGGTCTGAAGCGGGGCCCGTGGACGCCGGAGGAGGACGAGGTGCTGGCGAGCTTCGTGCGGCGGGAGGGGGAGGGGCGGTGGCGTACGCTGCCCAAGCGCGCTGGGCTCCGCCGCTGCGGCAAGAGCTGTCGCCTCCGATGGATGAACTACCTCCGCCCCTCCATCAAGCATGGTCCCATCGCGCCCGATGAGGAAGATCTCATCCTCCGCCTCCACCGCCTCCTCGGCAACCG GTGGTCTTTGATAGCTGGGAGGATTCCTGGGCGTACTgataacgagatcaagaactactggaacacccacCTCAGCAAGAAGCTCATCAGCCAAGGCATAGATCCGCGCACCCACAAGCCCTTGGCCTCCTCCACTCCTGATGCGATCCAACAGCCTCTTGCACCACCGTCCtacactaaccctaaccctagcacaGTCCTTAACATCGATCCCATCGTCCTTCGTGCTCAGGGTACTCATCGCAGAGGCATCGGTGTTCAAGATAACGAGAGAAGCTTTTCGGACAGACAGAACCTTCAGCATGATGACGACGATGACGATGAAGGATGGCGGAACAACGAGCTACTTGATGGTGCTACAGGAAACCAAGAAGGAGGTGATTACGGTACCAGCGAAGATGGAGGGATTGGGATCGACTGTTACACAGATGATATCTTCTCCTCTTTCCTTGACTCGTTGATCAATGAGGATGCCTTCCAGCTGCAGCACAATGTCAGTAACAACGATGATAACATTATTCTCGACAACAccatcaacaacaacaatagcGCTAATGGGAATAACCAAGAAATGCAACCAGCAGGCGCCTCTACTGCACCTTCAGGTCCTGTGTGCGGATTTGGAACCTTTTGGGAAGCAGGCTTTGTGGGTCAGATTGGTTTGGAGGAAGGTGTTCATGAGCAGTTTGCAGATCATGCAGGCAAGTAA